Proteins from one Acidimicrobiales bacterium genomic window:
- a CDS encoding glycosyltransferase family 4 protein, with the protein MADRRGVVAIVPPRYGDDVVGGSEAVLRETARGLAARGWAVEVLTTCARDHYTWADEYPAGRSDDGGVTVVRFPVVRRAAEGVDRVALERRIAVGPPLSPAEEQAWLNGLFRVPGLFHHLVAHAPRYRAIVLSPYLFWTTVAGAGVAPERTVVVPCLHDEPYARMALFRSVLPAVASAWYLSEPERDLARRLGLDPARSTVTGAGVDVPAGYDADGFRARHGLRRPFVLYAGRREAGKGWDLLVEAWAEAVAGLGADLDLVTIGVGPVAAPPGLDGRLHDLGFLDAGEAPSAFAAAAAYVQPSVNESFSRTVMEAWLAGTPVLANAGSDVVRWHVERSGAGVLWRDRAELSAALEAVATSPGPLRALARPGRDYVLGSFTWPAVLDRMEAELAAFPVPVPEGAAGPAGPSGRRWVVLAGSYPPEPGPGAAAAVDAVRARLAAGDEVQVVSARPTAAHEAAPLAGAPALAALARRVRGADGVWVGLEPGVAVTPGASRARALAERAALAAVLRSAGTSVVHVGDVGLAPGGRAGRLVLDAAGRLVVGSEAERDTLVAAGADPAKVEVVAGAAPPPAPPPAAAPADAEPVRLPDGATREEAEAAVRARAEAIRPPAAAPSADGAGPPASDPLRVIGPLVPAVPAVGPPWRSAARRVVARLTGWQARQVADHVNRLHAATIDALDRLGGRDDHR; encoded by the coding sequence GTGGCTGACCGGCGGGGCGTGGTGGCGATCGTCCCGCCCCGCTACGGCGACGACGTGGTCGGCGGGTCGGAGGCGGTGCTGCGGGAGACGGCCAGGGGGCTGGCCGCCCGGGGCTGGGCCGTCGAGGTGCTGACGACCTGCGCGAGGGACCACTACACCTGGGCCGACGAGTACCCGGCCGGGCGCAGCGACGACGGCGGGGTGACCGTCGTGCGCTTCCCGGTGGTGCGGCGCGCGGCCGAGGGCGTCGACCGGGTGGCGCTGGAGCGGCGCATCGCCGTCGGCCCGCCGCTCTCCCCGGCCGAGGAGCAGGCCTGGCTGAACGGCCTCTTCCGGGTGCCGGGCCTGTTCCACCACCTCGTCGCCCACGCGCCCCGCTACCGGGCGATCGTCCTGTCGCCCTACCTGTTCTGGACGACGGTGGCCGGCGCCGGCGTCGCCCCCGAGCGCACCGTGGTGGTGCCCTGCCTGCACGACGAGCCCTACGCCCGCATGGCGCTGTTCCGCTCGGTGCTGCCCGCCGTGGCGTCGGCCTGGTACCTCTCCGAGCCGGAGCGGGACCTCGCCCGCCGCCTCGGCCTCGACCCGGCCCGGTCCACGGTGACCGGGGCCGGGGTCGACGTCCCCGCCGGCTACGACGCCGACGGCTTCCGGGCCCGGCACGGCCTGCGGCGGCCGTTCGTCCTCTACGCCGGACGGCGGGAGGCCGGCAAGGGGTGGGACCTGCTGGTCGAGGCGTGGGCCGAGGCCGTGGCCGGGCTGGGCGCCGACCTCGACCTGGTGACGATCGGGGTCGGCCCGGTGGCCGCCCCGCCTGGCCTGGACGGCCGCCTGCACGACCTCGGCTTCCTCGACGCCGGCGAGGCGCCGTCGGCGTTCGCGGCGGCGGCCGCCTACGTGCAGCCGAGCGTGAACGAGAGCTTCTCCCGCACCGTGATGGAGGCCTGGCTGGCCGGGACGCCGGTGCTGGCCAACGCCGGGTCGGACGTCGTGCGCTGGCACGTGGAGCGGTCGGGCGCCGGCGTGCTCTGGCGGGACCGGGCCGAGCTGAGCGCGGCGCTGGAGGCCGTCGCGACGTCGCCCGGCCCGCTCCGGGCGCTGGCCCGGCCGGGGCGGGACTACGTGCTCGGCTCGTTCACCTGGCCGGCGGTGCTCGACCGGATGGAGGCCGAGCTGGCCGCCTTCCCCGTCCCCGTCCCCGAGGGCGCCGCCGGGCCGGCGGGGCCGAGCGGCCGGCGCTGGGTGGTGCTGGCCGGCTCCTACCCTCCCGAGCCGGGGCCGGGGGCGGCCGCCGCCGTCGACGCCGTGCGGGCCCGGCTGGCCGCCGGCGACGAGGTCCAGGTCGTGTCGGCCCGGCCGACGGCCGCCCACGAGGCCGCCCCGCTGGCCGGCGCCCCGGCGCTCGCCGCGCTGGCCCGCCGGGTGCGGGGGGCCGACGGGGTGTGGGTCGGCCTGGAGCCGGGCGTGGCGGTCACGCCCGGCGCCTCACGGGCCAGGGCGCTGGCCGAGCGGGCGGCCCTGGCCGCCGTGCTGCGGTCGGCCGGCACGTCGGTGGTCCACGTGGGCGACGTCGGGCTAGCGCCGGGCGGCCGGGCCGGGCGCCTGGTGCTCGACGCCGCCGGCCGGCTCGTGGTCGGGAGCGAGGCGGAGCGGGACACCCTGGTGGCCGCCGGGGCCGACCCGGCCAAGGTCGAGGTCGTGGCCGGCGCCGCGCCACCGCCGGCGCCCCCGCCGGCCGCCGCGCCGGCCGACGCCGAGCCCGTCCGGCTGCCCGACGGGGCGACGAGGGAAGAGGCCGAGGCCGCGGTTCGGGCCAGGGCCGAGGCGATCCGCCCGCCGGCCGCCGCCCCGTCCGCCGACGGCGCCGGGCCCCCGGCGAGCGACCCGCTCCGGGTGATCGGCCCGCTGGTGCCCGCCGTCCCCGCCGTCGGCCCGCCGTGGCGGTCGGCCGCCCGCCGGGTCGTCGCCCGGCTCACCGGCTGGCAGGCCCGCCAGGTGGCCGACCACGTCAACCGCCTGCACGCGGCGACGATCGACGCCCTCGACCGCCTCGGCGGCCGCGACGACCACCGCTGA